One Triticum dicoccoides isolate Atlit2015 ecotype Zavitan chromosome 4B, WEW_v2.0, whole genome shotgun sequence genomic window carries:
- the LOC119293677 gene encoding ocs element-binding factor 1-like, producing MEMIPPAAASSAPSRRGGAVTEEERQRKRKTSNRLSAQRSRMKRQQREDNLAARAAQLETDNEAMRVTTGLVQQQCSLVEQQNRVLSADARYLYSLLQQRNSQLRQLGELAGVPMDVQEIPVHLTQLYGGLQTPPAPPLSFPPEIQMMFQPDQLDDIMDDAGSLPWL from the coding sequence ATGGAGATGATTCCGCCTGCTGCGGCGTCGTCGGCGCCATCACGCCGTGGTGGCGCGGTCACCGAGGAAGAGCGGCAGCGCAAACGCAAGACCTCCAACCGCCTCTCGGCGCAGAGATCTCGCATGAAAAGGCAGCAGCGCGAGGACAATCTGGCCGCGCGCGCGGCCCAGCTCGAGACCGACAACGAGGCCATGCGTGTCACCACCGGCCTCGTGCAGCAGCAATGCAGCCTGGTCGAGCAGCAGAATCGTGTGCTCTCGGCGGACGCTCGTTACCTGTACAGCCTTCTCCAGCAGCGGAACTCCCAGCTCCGCCAGCTCGGGGAGCTCGCCGGCGTTCCGATGGACGTGCAGGAAATCCCCGTCCACCTCACACAGCTGTACGGCGGCCTGCAGACGCCACCAGCGCCGCCCCTGTCCTTCCCGCCGGAGATTCAGATGATGTTCCAGCCGGACCAGCTCGATGATATCATGGACGATGCAGGAAGTCTCCCGTGGCTCTGA